In Nostoc sp. CENA543, a single genomic region encodes these proteins:
- a CDS encoding GAF domain-containing sensor histidine kinase → MIKAIDKKILDNQRWQRERRAIALLSSLNYRTGKLPSYLHDIACGVSELLELDWSVVTLCQQGFEKVLASSLDMGAGEHLYSLHGSLTNTVIESGHSLAVEDANKHPEYGKAPEGYCAYLGIPLRIAAGEVIGTICCFHQQPREFSLEEIQLAELFAERAATAIDNYHLYEQQCRFNQILETEVEARTAELKSTQEKLVEQERLAAIGEFAAMIVHEIRNPLTTMNMGLKYAKKHLLSEAAQERLVLALSEGNRLENLLSEILLYAKPQVLQLCEVDVNKFISAFLKSIYEMPEADSRKIQFISASSTVKVLADQDKLKQVLINIVRNACEAVTPESEIKLEVDNSCDNQVDIHVWNGGEAIPPEVLPKLTKPFFSTKPQGTGLGLAITKRIINAHSGELLINSDQTTGTRVTVKLPVVCFEKC, encoded by the coding sequence ATGATCAAAGCCATTGATAAGAAAATCTTAGACAATCAAAGATGGCAGAGGGAGCGAAGAGCGATCGCACTTTTATCTTCCTTGAACTATCGCACGGGGAAATTACCGAGTTATCTACATGATATTGCCTGTGGAGTCAGTGAATTACTGGAGTTAGATTGGTCAGTAGTTACCCTATGTCAGCAAGGCTTTGAAAAGGTACTGGCTAGTAGCCTGGATATGGGAGCAGGTGAACACCTTTATTCATTGCATGGTTCACTGACCAATACTGTCATAGAAAGTGGTCATTCCTTAGCGGTGGAAGATGCCAATAAACATCCAGAATACGGCAAAGCTCCTGAAGGTTATTGTGCTTATTTAGGAATACCTTTAAGAATAGCCGCAGGAGAGGTAATTGGCACTATCTGCTGTTTTCATCAACAACCGAGAGAATTTTCTTTAGAAGAAATTCAACTAGCAGAACTGTTTGCAGAACGCGCCGCTACAGCTATTGATAATTATCATTTGTATGAGCAACAATGTCGATTTAATCAGATTCTCGAAACTGAAGTCGAAGCTCGTACCGCAGAATTAAAATCAACACAAGAAAAACTGGTAGAACAAGAACGACTAGCAGCTATCGGTGAATTTGCTGCCATGATTGTGCATGAAATTCGCAATCCCTTAACAACGATGAATATGGGATTGAAATATGCCAAAAAACACCTTTTAAGTGAAGCGGCACAAGAGCGATTAGTGTTAGCACTCAGTGAAGGAAATCGTTTAGAAAATCTTTTGAGTGAAATTTTACTATATGCCAAGCCACAGGTTTTACAACTATGTGAAGTCGATGTTAATAAATTTATTAGTGCATTTTTGAAGTCTATTTATGAAATGCCAGAGGCAGATTCAAGAAAAATTCAATTTATCTCTGCATCATCTACAGTCAAAGTTTTAGCAGATCAAGATAAGCTCAAACAAGTTTTAATTAATATTGTTCGCAATGCTTGTGAGGCAGTTACGCCCGAAAGTGAGATTAAATTAGAAGTAGATAACTCCTGTGACAATCAAGTTGATATTCATGTCTGGAATGGTGGTGAAGCAATTCCGCCAGAGGTACTACCAAAGTTAACCAAGCCATTCTTCTCTACTAAACCTCAAGGCACTGGCTTAGGACTCGCCATCACCAAACGCATCATTAATGCTCATAGCGGGGAATTGTTGATTAATTCTGATCAAACTACAGGTACTAGGGTAACTGTCAAATTACCCGTCGTGTGTTTTGAGAAATGCTGA
- a CDS encoding cytochrome c biogenesis protein CcdA, whose translation MLENLQTQLYQLEQFANTLVSQQLTHLNLLSIGIIFTAGLLTSLTPCMLSMLPITIGYIGGYEAKSRWQAALQSTWFALGLATTLAGLGIIAALLGKVYGQIGWGLPIIVSIIVIFMGLNLLEAIPLQLPSFGDTNWISPNLPSGVRSYATGLTFGLVASPCSTPVLASLLGWVANTQDLILGAALLISYTAGYVAPLILAGTFTASIKKLLELRRWSGWINPVSGALLVGFGVFSLISRIPFGSL comes from the coding sequence ATGCTGGAGAATCTGCAAACCCAACTTTACCAACTAGAGCAATTTGCCAACACTCTTGTTTCTCAACAACTGACACACCTAAACTTGCTGAGTATTGGCATTATTTTCACAGCAGGGTTACTTACTAGCCTCACACCTTGTATGCTTTCCATGCTGCCAATTACCATTGGCTATATTGGCGGCTATGAAGCCAAAAGCAGATGGCAAGCAGCTCTACAATCAACATGGTTCGCTCTGGGATTAGCAACTACCCTCGCCGGACTTGGTATCATAGCAGCTTTACTAGGCAAAGTATACGGTCAAATAGGCTGGGGATTGCCGATTATTGTCAGTATTATTGTCATTTTCATGGGGTTGAACTTACTAGAAGCCATACCCCTGCAACTGCCATCTTTTGGTGATACTAACTGGATTTCTCCAAATTTACCCTCTGGGGTGCGTTCCTATGCAACGGGGTTAACTTTTGGTTTAGTGGCTTCCCCTTGCAGCACCCCTGTTTTAGCTAGTTTGTTGGGTTGGGTAGCCAATACCCAGGACTTAATTTTGGGTGCTGCATTGTTAATTTCCTACACAGCAGGCTATGTTGCACCATTGATTTTGGCGGGTACGTTCACTGCGTCTATTAAAAAGCTATTAGAATTACGTCGCTGGTCTGGTTGGATTAATCCAGTTAGTGGCGCACTTTTAGTTGGTTTTGGTGTATTTTCTCTTATTTCTCGGATTCCCTTTGGTAGTTTGTAA
- a CDS encoding CHRD domain-containing protein yields MKKRYTFVLITCLSLILWLFIYINQTTINSNALASVPNSGNIAVQPTSINFDLNRREKVGFVYEAFLSPQQEPGEEKDTPSITPQEFRSTAPSLLRNERKSRGHGVVRFTSDLSKAYVDVKVENVNPKDVVMFHIHCGRPDQLGPILVDFALAGNIQENIADGVFSVEINNAHIEKTSKSGRGIVGAFTAGCPIVPGTSDKVKTIAGMEYILQKGELYFNLHTKGQTFYGDIRGQLHRA; encoded by the coding sequence ATGAAAAAAAGATATACTTTTGTCCTCATCACCTGTCTATCCTTGATTTTGTGGCTGTTTATTTACATCAACCAGACAACTATTAACTCTAACGCCTTAGCTTCCGTCCCCAATAGTGGAAACATCGCAGTTCAACCTACATCTATTAACTTTGACCTGAATAGACGCGAAAAAGTTGGTTTTGTGTACGAAGCTTTTTTAAGTCCACAGCAAGAACCAGGTGAAGAGAAAGACACACCCTCCATCACTCCCCAAGAATTTCGGTCTACTGCACCATCTTTGCTGAGAAATGAGCGCAAATCACGCGGTCATGGAGTAGTACGTTTCACCAGTGACTTAAGTAAAGCTTATGTAGATGTCAAGGTTGAAAATGTCAACCCTAAAGATGTTGTCATGTTTCACATTCACTGCGGTAGACCTGATCAACTTGGCCCCATCTTAGTTGATTTTGCTCTTGCTGGTAATATTCAAGAAAATATTGCTGATGGTGTGTTTTCAGTAGAAATCAACAATGCACATATTGAAAAAACCAGTAAATCTGGACGTGGAATAGTTGGTGCATTTACGGCGGGATGTCCAATTGTTCCAGGTACATCAGATAAGGTGAAAACAATTGCAGGTATGGAATACATTCTCCAAAAAGGCGAACTTTACTTTAACTTACATACCAAAGGGCAAACTTTTTACGGAGATATTCGCGGACAACTCCATCGTGCATGA
- a CDS encoding glucose 1-dehydrogenase — MNLAGKVALVTGSSQGIGQAIVLRLAQAGANVVINYRSHPEGAEETLAKVEAVGGNCYMAQCHQSHGYTLKADLGNVEEVRQLITESIEHFGKLDILVNNAGIEKHAPFWEVTEADYDAVMNVNLKGFFFAAQCFVQHLITTQRTGKIINISSVHEELPFPNFTAYCVSKGGMKMLTRNLAVELGALGITINNVAPGAIETPINTKLLNDPEKLGALLQNIPLGRLGKPQDVASLVAFLASADADYITGSTFFVDGGLLWNYQEQ; from the coding sequence ATGAATTTAGCAGGTAAAGTTGCCCTAGTTACAGGTAGTAGCCAAGGCATTGGACAAGCAATTGTTTTACGTCTAGCTCAAGCTGGAGCAAATGTTGTGATCAACTACCGTTCTCATCCAGAAGGCGCAGAGGAAACTTTAGCTAAGGTCGAGGCGGTTGGTGGTAATTGTTATATGGCACAATGTCATCAATCTCATGGCTACACTCTCAAAGCTGACTTGGGTAATGTGGAGGAAGTGCGTCAATTAATTACAGAAAGTATTGAGCATTTCGGCAAGTTGGATATTTTAGTAAATAATGCTGGTATTGAAAAACACGCACCTTTTTGGGAAGTGACAGAAGCTGATTATGATGCAGTCATGAATGTGAATTTAAAAGGTTTTTTCTTCGCCGCTCAATGCTTTGTCCAACACTTAATTACAACCCAACGCACAGGCAAAATTATTAATATTAGTTCTGTGCATGAAGAATTACCATTTCCCAATTTCACAGCTTATTGTGTCAGTAAGGGTGGGATGAAAATGCTAACTCGTAATTTAGCAGTGGAGTTGGGAGCATTGGGCATTACTATTAATAATGTTGCCCCAGGAGCTATAGAAACGCCGATTAATACTAAATTGTTAAATGATCCAGAAAAATTGGGAGCTTTACTACAAAATATCCCCCTGGGTCGTTTAGGAAAACCCCAAGATGTAGCTTCCTTAGTGGCTTTTCTAGCTTCTGCTGATGCTGATTACATTACAGGTAGTACATTCTTTGTAGATGGGGGACTACTTTGGAATTATCAAGAACAGTAG
- the msrB gene encoding peptide-methionine (R)-S-oxide reductase MsrB has translation MKKRYFLQAGAVTIATVWLSRYLTDRSQVMALPKNQFEITKNDAEWQKILTPEQFYVLRKHGTERAGTSPLDKQYAKGTYICAACNLPLFASTTKFNSGTGWPSFYAPIDGAIGTSIDKSLFMTRIEVHCRRCGGHLGHVFDDGPAPTGKRYCMNGVAMKFVAS, from the coding sequence ATGAAAAAACGCTATTTTTTACAAGCTGGTGCAGTCACGATAGCCACAGTTTGGTTGTCACGTTATTTAACAGATAGGTCACAAGTTATGGCACTTCCAAAAAATCAATTTGAAATTACAAAAAATGATGCAGAATGGCAAAAAATCTTAACGCCAGAACAGTTTTATGTATTGCGAAAACATGGAACTGAACGCGCAGGTACTAGTCCGCTTGATAAACAATATGCCAAAGGTACTTATATCTGCGCTGCTTGTAATTTACCTTTGTTTGCGTCTACAACTAAATTCAACAGTGGTACAGGCTGGCCTAGCTTTTACGCACCTATTGATGGCGCAATTGGTACATCTATAGATAAGTCATTATTCATGACCAGAATAGAAGTGCATTGTCGTCGCTGTGGTGGACACTTGGGTCACGTATTCGATGATGGCCCCGCACCTACAGGTAAACGTTACTGCATGAATGGGGTAGCAATGAAATTTGTTGCTAGTTGA
- a CDS encoding NADPH-dependent FMN reductase, whose product MLDSALFIPVILGTPRQGRQSEYVAKFIVEQIATRDRLTTELIDIRNIAIATNDAGESIKNPEFSATMERADGLIIVVPEYNHGYPGLLKHVLDTCLKEYIHKAVGLCGVSAGAFGGTRVIQNLLPVMRELGLVTIFYDLNFSNVQTLFDESGNLIDKPTYIRRMARFMDELVWMSTVLKYGRQDSSLTKSST is encoded by the coding sequence ATGCTAGATTCAGCTTTATTTATTCCCGTGATCCTTGGTACTCCTCGTCAGGGTCGTCAAAGTGAATATGTGGCTAAATTTATTGTGGAGCAAATTGCCACACGCGATCGCCTCACCACTGAATTAATTGATATCAGAAATATAGCCATAGCTACCAATGATGCAGGCGAATCAATTAAAAATCCAGAATTTTCCGCCACTATGGAACGTGCGGATGGGTTGATTATCGTTGTACCAGAGTATAACCACGGCTATCCAGGGTTACTCAAACACGTACTTGATACCTGCCTCAAAGAATACATTCATAAAGCCGTTGGACTGTGCGGCGTTTCCGCAGGTGCTTTTGGTGGGACAAGAGTTATTCAAAATCTCTTACCTGTAATGCGTGAGTTGGGGTTAGTTACTATTTTTTATGACCTCAACTTTAGCAACGTACAGACACTATTTGATGAATCTGGAAATTTGATTGATAAACCAACTTACATTCGCCGCATGGCAAGATTTATGGACGAGTTAGTTTGGATGTCAACAGTTTTGAAATATGGGAGACAAGACTCTAGTTTGACTAAATCTTCCACCTAA
- a CDS encoding DM13 domain-containing protein, whose translation MKSQYLLGLGLVSLLMVSSVKEASSKQLPTNFVSENANTPILLSKMQSVDNFAKSSSTTTIKSGSFVSGEHTTQGTVNIVTQNGKSFIELEQSFKTSSSGPDLVVVLHRSPNVIASTRPPAYPLKRGDYIVIAPLQKFRGSQRYLIPQNVNLADYQSVAIWCRKFNATFGSATVKS comes from the coding sequence ATGAAATCGCAATATTTGCTGGGATTGGGTCTTGTTTCTTTACTAATGGTTAGTTCTGTGAAAGAAGCATCAAGTAAACAGTTACCGACAAACTTTGTGAGTGAAAATGCAAATACTCCTATTCTTTTGAGTAAAATGCAATCTGTTGATAATTTTGCGAAATCTTCATCTACAACTACTATTAAATCTGGTTCATTCGTTTCTGGAGAACATACAACTCAAGGCACAGTCAACATTGTGACTCAAAATGGCAAATCATTTATTGAACTTGAGCAGTCCTTTAAAACCTCTAGCTCTGGGCCAGATTTAGTAGTAGTTTTACACCGTTCTCCTAACGTTATTGCTTCAACTCGTCCTCCAGCTTATCCTCTCAAAAGAGGAGATTATATTGTCATCGCTCCATTACAAAAATTTCGAGGTTCGCAACGTTATCTCATACCGCAAAACGTTAATTTAGCAGATTATCAATCTGTTGCTATTTGGTGTCGCAAATTTAATGCCACTTTTGGATCTGCCACTGTCAAAAGTTAA
- a CDS encoding cupin domain-containing protein — protein sequence MAKSTKTYWNPLIAANQDKWQPIPGLETIAEELTLSIDEETGEYTRLTRFFPGADTTPFGAKSHPYPEEIFVVSGRLYDQAFDMWLETGHYASRLPGEIHGPFQTDIGCIVLEISFPNRI from the coding sequence ATGGCAAAATCCACCAAAACTTACTGGAATCCTTTGATTGCAGCAAATCAAGACAAATGGCAACCAATTCCAGGCTTAGAAACAATTGCGGAAGAACTAACTCTCAGCATAGATGAAGAAACTGGCGAATACACCCGTCTAACTCGGTTTTTTCCTGGTGCTGATACCACTCCTTTTGGTGCAAAAAGTCATCCCTATCCTGAAGAGATTTTTGTAGTTAGTGGTCGTCTTTATGACCAAGCTTTTGATATGTGGTTAGAAACCGGACATTACGCTAGCAGACTACCAGGCGAGATTCATGGCCCATTCCAAACTGATATCGGCTGTATAGTTTTAGAAATATCATTCCCTAATCGCATTTAG
- a CDS encoding ester cyclase → MLTEPNKAIVLQFYKAFDDRKIEQAVDLLADDFIAHLAGVHEPLDKEGFNKFGMSFYLAFSQGQHVFDKVIVSHDQVVTCGKFTATHLGEFQGLPPTGKQISLSIMHIDRVENGKIVEHWGQGDALGLMQQLGIVFLPGFKLLPHIFKGIASKLLQKSA, encoded by the coding sequence ATGCTGACTGAACCAAACAAAGCGATCGTACTCCAGTTTTACAAAGCTTTTGATGACCGCAAAATAGAACAAGCTGTGGATCTTCTGGCAGATGATTTTATTGCTCATCTAGCAGGTGTACACGAACCTTTAGACAAGGAAGGGTTTAATAAATTTGGGATGTCGTTTTATTTAGCATTCAGTCAAGGTCAGCATGTTTTTGATAAGGTCATTGTTTCTCATGATCAAGTTGTAACCTGCGGAAAATTTACAGCCACGCATCTCGGAGAATTTCAAGGACTCCCACCAACAGGTAAGCAAATCAGTTTATCGATCATGCACATTGATCGAGTTGAGAATGGGAAAATAGTTGAGCATTGGGGTCAAGGCGATGCACTCGGACTGATGCAGCAGTTAGGGATCGTTTTTTTGCCTGGTTTCAAATTATTGCCACACATCTTCAAAGGAATAGCATCCAAACTATTGCAGAAATCTGCATAG
- a CDS encoding glycosyltransferase family 39 protein gives MQKFQKWSAQKTNQLVVMLLVGGLLFRSFIAFWLYPTFDEAYYYLYSLHLDWSYFDHPAFVALTTGFGPWLTGDVSQFTIRLGTLILYTGSLVFLYLTSNRLFSAKAACLTLAIATISPVFQIGFGILSLPDSPLMFFWSASLYCAVNEFWRHSGNQKHSLLKNKSGASNLYVPSYRLSYLGILVGLACNSKYHGFVLGLGLIGFCLTSPPHRCVVRSPWAWLGLGLFVITIFPMWFWNMQHDWVSFRFQSERAMPRGGYNLLSVAGVYLGGVAYLFPTIGLPLWWVSLRLALLRIIHVFHKSLISKGDLDATKLLNLWVSLPLILGFTLIGGYRQILPAWPMPGFWAATLLLGQHAVIWEQHGRRWVRRWLVGSGIMVASILLIALLQVTTGILQKPSQYAFMGGFLSPKDDPSTELIDIQQLRRGFVVSPVLSAALKNSSFIFTNRYYLGGPIAMSLLPLANVPITCFDIGNDMRGFAFWSRAEQWVGENALYITTASFKNRKDLMANYRTYFSSLTEIETIPIKRGGVVINMIYVYQAKTLLKPYPRSYGI, from the coding sequence ATGCAAAAATTCCAGAAATGGTCGGCTCAAAAAACTAATCAGTTAGTGGTAATGTTGCTGGTTGGGGGATTGCTGTTTCGCTCCTTCATTGCTTTCTGGCTTTACCCTACCTTTGATGAGGCTTATTACTACCTCTACAGTCTGCATCTAGACTGGAGCTATTTTGATCATCCAGCTTTTGTAGCTCTAACAACTGGTTTTGGCCCGTGGTTAACTGGAGATGTATCCCAATTCACGATTCGCCTGGGGACACTGATTTTATATACAGGCAGTTTGGTGTTCTTGTATTTAACTAGCAATAGACTATTCTCTGCTAAAGCAGCTTGCTTGACATTGGCTATTGCCACCATCAGTCCAGTTTTTCAAATTGGCTTTGGCATACTAAGCCTGCCTGATAGTCCACTGATGTTTTTTTGGTCAGCCAGTTTATATTGTGCAGTCAATGAATTTTGGCGGCATTCTGGAAATCAAAAGCATAGCCTGTTGAAGAATAAGTCCGGCGCATCTAATTTATATGTGCCTAGTTATCGCTTGAGTTATCTTGGTATCCTAGTAGGATTAGCCTGCAATAGCAAATATCACGGGTTTGTTTTAGGACTGGGGCTAATTGGTTTTTGTTTAACGAGTCCACCTCATCGCTGTGTTGTGCGTTCGCCTTGGGCATGGCTAGGGTTAGGCTTATTTGTGATCACTATCTTCCCTATGTGGTTTTGGAATATGCAGCATGATTGGGTGTCTTTTCGTTTTCAATCAGAGCGAGCGATGCCAAGGGGTGGGTACAATCTGCTGAGTGTAGCTGGTGTCTATTTAGGCGGGGTAGCGTACCTGTTCCCCACCATAGGATTGCCACTATGGTGGGTTAGTTTACGACTTGCGTTGTTAAGAATAATTCATGTTTTTCACAAATCACTAATCTCTAAGGGAGATTTAGATGCGACTAAATTATTGAATTTATGGGTATCCTTGCCCTTAATTTTAGGGTTTACTCTCATAGGAGGATATCGGCAAATTTTGCCAGCGTGGCCAATGCCGGGATTTTGGGCAGCAACTTTGTTATTAGGGCAACATGCAGTCATCTGGGAGCAGCACGGGCGACGTTGGGTGCGGCGATGGCTTGTAGGTTCGGGAATTATGGTAGCCAGCATTTTACTGATTGCTCTGCTGCAAGTGACAACAGGAATACTTCAAAAGCCCAGTCAATACGCTTTCATGGGGGGGTTCTTGTCTCCCAAGGATGACCCTTCTACAGAACTAATTGATATTCAGCAACTACGGCGTGGCTTTGTTGTTTCTCCGGTCTTAAGTGCTGCCCTAAAGAACTCTAGCTTTATATTTACCAATCGCTATTATTTAGGTGGCCCAATTGCAATGTCCCTCTTACCTTTAGCGAACGTCCCGATTACTTGCTTTGACATTGGCAACGATATGCGTGGTTTTGCTTTTTGGTCAAGGGCGGAGCAATGGGTAGGGGAAAACGCCCTGTACATTACTACTGCGTCCTTTAAGAATAGAAAAGATTTGATGGCTAATTATCGAACTTACTTTAGTAGCCTAACTGAGATTGAAACAATACCAATCAAACGTGGCGGGGTGGTAATCAATATGATTTATGTCTATCAGGCTAAGACACTTTTAAAGCCCTACCCCCGATCTTATGGAATTTGA
- a CDS encoding cytochrome c biogenesis protein has protein sequence MTIDNSAPTNSPWWTVPGKYLRKELLPILTDLRLAIALLLIIALFSVTGTVIEQGQSPAFYQANYPEHPALFGFLTWKVIQVVGLDHVYRTWWFLALLVLFGTSLTACTFTRQLPALKAARRWKYYEEPRQFQKLALSAELDNGSVESLTPLLQNRRYKIFQEKDGILYARKGIIGRIGPIIVHIGIVTILLGGIWGAMTGFIAQEMIASGDTFQIQNIIDAGPLAAPVPKDWSVRVNRFWIDYTPKGGIDQFYSDMSVLNNQGQEVDHKKIFVNQPLRYHGITFYQTDWGISSVRVRLNKSPVFQLPMALLDTKGQGRIWGTWIPTKPDLSEGVSLLAKDLQGMVLIYDAQGKLVDTVRTGMSTQVNGITLKIVDVVGSTGLQIKADPGIPIVYVGFAVLMLGTVMSYFSHSQIWALKTGDRLYIGGKTNRAQVAFESEVLEILDSLSANSEAVPVTK, from the coding sequence ATGACTATAGATAATTCCGCGCCGACAAACTCTCCTTGGTGGACTGTACCAGGAAAATACTTGCGAAAAGAGTTGTTACCGATACTGACAGATTTAAGATTAGCGATCGCACTCTTACTCATCATCGCTTTATTTAGCGTCACTGGTACAGTCATCGAGCAAGGTCAATCACCAGCATTTTACCAAGCCAACTACCCAGAACACCCGGCTTTATTTGGTTTTCTGACTTGGAAGGTAATTCAAGTAGTCGGTTTAGATCATGTTTATCGGACTTGGTGGTTTCTAGCTTTACTCGTTTTATTTGGGACTAGCTTAACTGCTTGCACTTTTACCCGTCAGCTACCAGCCTTAAAAGCCGCACGTCGCTGGAAATATTACGAAGAACCACGACAATTTCAAAAACTCGCCTTAAGTGCAGAACTAGATAATGGTTCTGTGGAATCTTTAACACCCTTATTACAAAATCGCCGTTATAAAATTTTTCAAGAAAAAGATGGTATTCTCTATGCCCGTAAAGGCATAATTGGACGCATTGGCCCCATTATCGTACATATTGGAATTGTCACAATTCTTTTAGGGGGAATTTGGGGCGCAATGACAGGATTTATCGCCCAAGAAATGATTGCTAGCGGCGATACTTTTCAAATTCAAAATATTATCGATGCAGGGCCTTTAGCTGCGCCAGTTCCTAAAGATTGGTCTGTACGGGTAAATCGATTTTGGATTGATTACACACCCAAAGGTGGCATTGATCAATTTTATTCAGATATGTCAGTTTTAAATAATCAGGGACAGGAAGTTGACCACAAAAAGATATTTGTCAACCAACCCCTGCGTTATCATGGCATTACTTTTTACCAAACAGATTGGGGGATTTCCTCTGTGCGTGTGCGGCTGAATAAAAGTCCTGTATTTCAGCTACCAATGGCCTTATTAGATACGAAAGGTCAAGGACGCATTTGGGGGACTTGGATTCCCACAAAGCCAGATTTAAGTGAAGGCGTTTCCCTATTAGCTAAAGATTTGCAAGGGATGGTGTTAATTTATGATGCTCAAGGTAAATTAGTTGATACCGTCCGCACAGGGATGTCTACTCAAGTCAACGGTATCACCTTAAAAATTGTCGATGTAGTTGGTAGTACAGGGTTACAAATTAAAGCCGACCCAGGTATTCCCATTGTTTATGTTGGGTTTGCGGTGTTGATGTTGGGTACAGTCATGAGTTATTTTTCCCACTCGCAAATTTGGGCATTAAAAACAGGCGATCGCTTGTATATTGGTGGTAAAACTAATCGCGCTCAAGTAGCCTTTGAGAGCGAAGTTTTAGAAATTTTAGATAGTTTGAGTGCTAATTCTGAAGCAGTTCCAGTCACCAAGTAA